A portion of the Pseudorasbora parva isolate DD20220531a chromosome 1, ASM2467924v1, whole genome shotgun sequence genome contains these proteins:
- the LOC137082857 gene encoding adhesion G-protein coupled receptor G5 has product MTLFLLLIMIYGLGGGECGLEYGNLTIFNDTKTLEMRISLTSGHNITIFDTAKNLSCSSKNNNSTNFCYIECGEQDLFQNENVTVPVTYGICAEENESKTRVDFRIQRLTSLRLTETCEWNPPQCIVVDCLTDKILELLSQKENSMDIPKDLRNILNIKKMCPEVICNENIVDTYIRVEKNAINSVINLTFPEQKKTYYHEDLSMSVVKMNLSRTHDYLQITAPGVFNDANVAETWIPLTPFQNQSDNKIGVVTYDSDHHFKIKLGDKMLISKVIRIEVPGRDIKELINPLKILFKMNYTNSSSNYSLSCQFYDEKGSNAWKTDGCFTNSTNNEYVECSCNHMTPFALLLINLEISKPQWEILSIISYVGCSLSAFFSASSVLSFMFNSNARAEVSSSIHVSLSGSLFLLNISFMLSEWAATLENNNICVFIAVMIHYSLLSSFSWMAVEALHLYLLLIRVFNIYIRHYMIKLSLIGWGVPAVVVGALLSVQNTSPFYGTNKLTFSNTNATNAVCWIREPAILYGVNLSYFTVVFLFNLGILITVSRQIFKLRNVGRSHGKMPAWKDAGTVVGLMCLLGTTWGLAFFTAGYTNYPILYLFCILNTLQGFYIFLWMCGTARKNRAQTLQSKTKSTLDISK; this is encoded by the exons ATGACACTCTTTCTACTTCTGATCATGATCTATGGCCTGGGTGGTGGGGAATGTGGTCTCGAATATG GAAATCTAACAATATTTAATGACACAAAGACATTGGAAATGAGGATCTCATTGACATCTGGACACAACATCACTATTTTCGACACTGCAAAAAATTTAAGTTGTAgttcaaaaaataataattcaaccAATTTCTGTTATATTGAGTGCGGTGAACAAGATTTATTTCAAAACGAAAATGTCACCGTTCCAGTAACATATGGCATATGTGCAGAGGAAAATGAGAGTAAAACTAGAGTTGACTTCAGAATAC AACGTCTTACATCTTTACGTCTTACAGAAACATGTGAATGGAATCCACCACAGTGTATTGTGGTTGATTGCTTGACTGACAAAATACTTGAGCTGCTGAGTCAGAAGGAGAATTCAATGGATATCCCAAAGGATCTGAGAAACATtctcaatattaaaaaaatgtgcccAGAGGTGATCTGTAATGAAAATATTGTGGATACCTACATCAG AGTGGAGAAGAACGCCATAAACAGTGTTATAAATCTGACTTTTCCTGAGCAAAAAAAGACCTACTACCATGAGGATCTTTCCATGAGTGTGGTTAAGATGAATTTAAGCAGGACACATGATTATTTACAAATCACTGCTCCAGGT GTATTTAATGATGCGAATGTGGCAGAGACATGGATCCCGTTGACGCCTTTCCAAAACCAATCGGATAACAAAATTGGTGTTGTTACCTACGATTCCGATCATCACTTTAAG ATTAAACTGGGAGATAAAATGTTGATCTCGAAAGTCATACGGATTGAAGTCCCTGGACGTGACATTAAGGAATTGATCAATCCACTTAAAATTCTGTTCAAAATGAATTACACAAATTCCTCATCT AACTACAGCCTGTCCTGTCAGTTCTATGATGAAAAAG GAAGCAATGCCTGGAAAACGGATGGTTGTTTCACCAATAGCACTAATAATGAATATGTGGAGTGCTCCTGCAACCATATGACCCCTTTTGCTCTGCTTCTG ATCAACTTGGAGATATCCAAACCGCAGTGGGAAATCTTGTCGATCATCAGCTATGTAGGCTGCAGTCTGTctgcatttttttcagcttCCTCTGTGTTGTCGTTCATGTTCAACAG taaCGCAAGGGCAGAAGTGTCCAGCAGCATCCATGTGTCTCTGAGTGGCTCTCTGTTTCTCCTCAACATCAGCTTCATGCTCAGCGAATGGGCTGCCACACTGGAAAATAACAACATCTGTGTGTTTATCGCTGTGATGATACACTACAGCCTGCTGTCTAGTTTCAGCTGGATGGCTGTCGAAGCCTTGCACCTGTACCTTCTTCTCATCAGAGTGTTCAATATCTACATCAGACACTACATGATCAAGCTGTCCCTGATCGGATGGG GAGTCCCTGCTGTTGTTGTTGGAGCCTTGCTGTCAGTTCAAAACACTAGTCCTTTTTATGGCACAAATAAGCTGACATTCTCAAATACTAATGCAACAAATGCAGT TTGCTGGATCAGAGAGCCTGCCATCCTGTATGGCGTGAACCTTTCCTACTTCACTGTCGTATTCCTGTTCAACTTAGGAATCCTAATCACAGTATCCAGACAGATCTTTAAGCTACGAAATGTGGGCAGAAGTCATGGCAAGATGCCGGCTTGGAAGGACGCGGGTACTGTGGTGGGCCTCATGTGTCTGCTGGGCACAACATGGGGTTTGGCCTTCTTCACTGCTGGATATACCAACTACCCTATTCTCTACCTGTTCTGCATCTTAAACACACTACAAG GGTTTTACATCTTTTTGTGGATGTGCGGTACAGCGAGGAAAAACAGAGCGCAAACTCTTCAATCCAAGACTAAATCCACTCTGGACATCTCTAAATAA